A window from Salvia miltiorrhiza cultivar Shanhuang (shh) chromosome 2, IMPLAD_Smil_shh, whole genome shotgun sequence encodes these proteins:
- the LOC131008845 gene encoding protein CANDIDATE G-PROTEIN COUPLED RECEPTOR 8-like isoform X2 — translation MSNPNITLSIASGQNITDPPVRTKIVRISEWYSSQSEGCNSFWREAALVVPSVLLVLYLGFQARRNVKKLRHRKSYVMIAYYALLWLSALLNLAWALLQGWECVPEKATAWNLLSLLTECGMLSLEISIVAFLLQENYANGLEALAHTFLVSGSFVAVDVLIQAIFIFGFGVPLFTNADTAHWGKWTLLFVHTLVLTAVYCYILFVHYSKWRDKLPPRPSFYNYVVTLFALNVLGLIASGLSGIGFGVGFWLYNLLIICRHSLYLPFLYATFLADFFQEEDWLLDNAYYSEMKDAGFFDTEWD, via the exons ATGTCAAACCCTAATATAACCCTCTCGATTGCTTCAGGGCAGAACATAACGGATCCTCCCGTGCGGACCAAAATCGTGAGAATTTCTGAATGGTACAGCTCTCAAAGCGAGGGATGCAACAGTTTCTGGCGCGAGGCGGCCCTTGTTGTACCCTCGGTTTTGTTGGTGTTGTACTTAGGGTTCCAGGCAAGGCGTAATGTAAAGAAGCTGCGCCACCGGAAGTCTTACGTCATGATTGCGTACTACGCGCTGTTATGGTTGTCAGCTCTTCTTAATTTGGCGTGGGCTCTTCTTCAG GGATGGGAATGCGTTCCTGAGAAGGCGACTGCTTGGAACCTTTTGTCGTTGCTCACAGAATGTGGAATGCTATCTCTAGAAATTAGCATAGTGGCATTCCTGCTTCAGGAGAACTATGCTAATGGATTGGAAGCGCTAGCACACACTTTCCTAGTTTCAGGTTCCTTTGTTGCCGTCGATGTGCTTATCCAG GCTATCTTCATATTTGGATTTGGGGTGCCCCTATTCACTAACGCTGATACAGCACATTGGGGAAAGTGGACTTTACTGTTTGTTCATACTTTGGTCCTGACTGCAGTCTACTGCTACATACTATTTGTTCACTACTCAAAGTGGAGGGATAAGTTGCCAC CTAGGCCATCATTCTACAACTATGTAGTCACCTTGTTTGCACTAAATGTTTTGGGGTTGATTGCTAGTGGACTGTCTGGTATTGGTTTTGGCGTTGGATTTTG GTTGTACAATCTTCTAATCATCTGTCGTCACTCCCTTTATCTTCCTTTCCTTTATGCAACTTTCCTGGCTGACTTTTTCCAG GAGGAAGACTGGCTCTTGGACAACGCTTATTACTCAGAGATGAAAGATGCTGGTTTTTTCGATACTGAGTGGGATTAG
- the LOC131008844 gene encoding flavonoid 3'-monooxygenase-like, with amino-acid sequence MSATASLIICTSILGLLFYLFFQKRRRLPPGPRPWPIVGNLPQLGAKPHQSMAALARVHGPLLHLKMGFVHVVVAASAGVAEQFLRVHDTNFLSRPPNAGAEHVAYNYQDLVFAPYGPRWRLLRKICALHLFSAKALDDFRHVREEEVGIIVRTLADAGHKPVRISETVHVCATNAIARVMLGRRVLGHGNGGGACGDTTAEELKAMVEELMSLAGVFNIGDFIPPLKGLDLQGVVAKMKKLHQRFDTFFNNIVADHKINGSDDMIAGHVDLLSTLISLKDVDNGEGGKITDIEIKALLLDLFTAGTDTTSSTVEWAIAELIRNPDILAQAQKELDSVIGKDRLVKESDLGQLTFLQAVIKENFRLHPSTPLSLPRIAQESCEINGYFIPKDSTLLVNVWAIARDPNVWADPLEFRPGRFLRGGERPDADVRGNDFELMPFGAGRRVCAGMSLGIRMVQLMFTTLIHAFDFELGNGLSAQNLSMEEAYGLTLQRAEPLVVHPRPRLASHVYQAQI; translated from the exons ATGAGCGCCACTGCAAGTTTGATCATATGCACTTCCATTTTAGGGTTACTCTTCTATCTCTTCTTCCAAAAGAGGCGGCGGCTGCCCCCAGGGCCGAGGCCGTGGCCGATCGTTGGGAACCTCCCGCAGCTGGGGGCGAAGCCCCACCAGTCGATGGCGGCCTTGGCCCGGGTGCACGGCCCCCTCTTGCACCTCAAGATGGGGTTCGTGCACGTGGTGGTGGCCGCCTCCGCAGGGGTGGCGGAGCAGTTCTTGAGAGTGCACGACACCAACTTCCTGAGCCGGCCGCCCAACGCCGGCGCTGAGCACGTCGCTTACAACTATCAGGACTTGGTGTTTGCGCCATACGGCCCGCGGTGGCGTTTGCTTCGCAAGATTTGTGCCCTCCACCTCTTCTCCGCCAAGGCTTTGGATGACTTCCGCCATGTTAGAGAG GAAGAAGTGGGGATTATCGTTCGCACTCTAGCAGACGCAGGACATAAGCCTGTACGGATTAGTGAAACGGTGCACGTGTGTGCCACGAACGCAATAGCTCGAGTGATGTTAGGGCGGCGCGTGTTGGGACACGGAAACGGCGGCGGCGCGTGTGGAGACACCACGGCGGAAGAGTTGAAGGCGATGGTGGAGGAATTGATGTCGTTGGCTGGAGTATTCAACATAGGCGATTTTATTCCACCGCTCAAGGGGTTGGACTTGCAAGGAGTGGTGGCTAAGATGAAGAAACTTCATCAACGCTTCGACACTTTCTTCAACAACATCGTCGCTGATCACAAGATCAACGGCTCTGATGACATGATTGCGGGCCACGTGGACTTACTGAGTACGTTGATTTCTTTGAAAGATGTTGATAATGGTGAGGGAGGGAAGATCACGGACATTGAGATTAAGGCGTTGCTTTTG GATTTATTTACAGCAGGAACAGACACAACATCTAGCACGGTAGAATGGGCCATAGCAGAACTCATCCGCAATCCAGATATTTTGGCCCAAGCCCAAAAGGAGCTGGACTCAGTAATAGGCAAGGATAGGTTGGTTAAAGAATCCGACCTAGGCCAACTGACGTTCCTCCAAGCCGTGATCAAGGAGAATTTTCGCCTCCACCCTTCCACTCCGCTGTCTCTGCCCAGAATCGCGCAAGAGAGTTGCGAGATCAACGGCTACTTCATCCCCAAAGATTCCACGCTTCTCGTCAACGTTTGGGCCATCGCTCGTGACCCGAATGTATGGGCCGATCCACTCGAATTCCGGCCCGGGCGGTTCTTGAGGGGCGGGGAGAGGCCCGATGCGGACGTGAGAGGAAACGATTTCGAATTGATGCCGTTTGGGGCTGGGCGGAGAGTTTGTGCAGGAATGAGCTTAGGAATACGTATGGTGCAGTTGATGTTTACTACTTTGATCCATGCATTTGATTTTGAATTGGGTAATGGGCTTTCGGCCCAAAATTTAAGCATGGAGGAAGCTTACGGGTTGACGTTGCAACGGGCCGAGCCGTTGGTGGTCCACCCCAGGCCCAGGCTTGCCAGCCATGTTTATCAAGCCCAAATCTGA
- the LOC131008845 gene encoding protein CANDIDATE G-PROTEIN COUPLED RECEPTOR 8-like isoform X1, which produces MSNPNITLSIASGQNITDPPVRTKIVRISEWYSSQSEGCNSFWREAALVVPSVLLVLYLGFQARRNVKKLRHRKSYVMIAYYALLWLSALLNLAWALLQGWECVPEKATAWNLLSLLTECGMLSLEISIVAFLLQENYANGLEALAHTFLVSGSFVAVDVLIQAIFIFGFGVPLFTNADTAHWGKWTLLFVHTLVLTAVYCYILFVHYSKWRDKLPPRPSFYNYVVTLFALNVLGLIASGLSGIGFGVGFWLYNLLIICRHSLYLPFLYATFLADFFQVIVVSYVHSRENCTIRLLVLIYIDMYLQEEDWLLDNAYYSEMKDAGFFDTEWD; this is translated from the exons ATGTCAAACCCTAATATAACCCTCTCGATTGCTTCAGGGCAGAACATAACGGATCCTCCCGTGCGGACCAAAATCGTGAGAATTTCTGAATGGTACAGCTCTCAAAGCGAGGGATGCAACAGTTTCTGGCGCGAGGCGGCCCTTGTTGTACCCTCGGTTTTGTTGGTGTTGTACTTAGGGTTCCAGGCAAGGCGTAATGTAAAGAAGCTGCGCCACCGGAAGTCTTACGTCATGATTGCGTACTACGCGCTGTTATGGTTGTCAGCTCTTCTTAATTTGGCGTGGGCTCTTCTTCAG GGATGGGAATGCGTTCCTGAGAAGGCGACTGCTTGGAACCTTTTGTCGTTGCTCACAGAATGTGGAATGCTATCTCTAGAAATTAGCATAGTGGCATTCCTGCTTCAGGAGAACTATGCTAATGGATTGGAAGCGCTAGCACACACTTTCCTAGTTTCAGGTTCCTTTGTTGCCGTCGATGTGCTTATCCAG GCTATCTTCATATTTGGATTTGGGGTGCCCCTATTCACTAACGCTGATACAGCACATTGGGGAAAGTGGACTTTACTGTTTGTTCATACTTTGGTCCTGACTGCAGTCTACTGCTACATACTATTTGTTCACTACTCAAAGTGGAGGGATAAGTTGCCAC CTAGGCCATCATTCTACAACTATGTAGTCACCTTGTTTGCACTAAATGTTTTGGGGTTGATTGCTAGTGGACTGTCTGGTATTGGTTTTGGCGTTGGATTTTG GTTGTACAATCTTCTAATCATCTGTCGTCACTCCCTTTATCTTCCTTTCCTTTATGCAACTTTCCTGGCTGACTTTTTCCAGGTAATCGTTGTTTCATATGTACACAGTCGAGAGAATTGCACGATTAGATTATTggttttaatatatatagatatgtaTTTGCAGGAGGAAGACTGGCTCTTGGACAACGCTTATTACTCAGAGATGAAAGATGCTGGTTTTTTCGATACTGAGTGGGATTAG